The DNA sequence AAGTAACTTAGCCAGAGAAGAAGCTAAAATACCTTTCCCGAGCGAAGATGTTACACCTCCTGTTACGAATATGTACCTGGTTGCTGACAAAACTTTAGAATTTAATTGTTTTTAAAGCGAGCAAAGTTAATCAATAAAACTTACCTCTAAAAAATGTTATAAAATTTAATAAAGGGTTAACAACAAAAAACCCGCTGAAGTAGCGGGCTTTTTATGAGGCTATTCATCATCTTCCATCGAATCCATGATCCTGATTTTTTCTTTCAGGAACTCGATTTTTTCCTTCGTGCTGGCAATTTTCTGATTGACATCATCAATCAAAGCCGAAGCATTCTTGGTATTGGCGAAGAATCCGATGTTGTTATCAAGCAATGCCAGATCAGTTTCCATCTGTTTTAACTTGACCATATACTTTTCGCGTTCGAAACGCATTTTATTCTGACCTCTTCCTGTAGTTGTATTGTTCACAACCTTATTCTTAAATTTCATCAGGTTGCGGCGTTTCTCATCGATGCGCAAAGCATCAAAATGCTTGTTAATTACATCGCGGAAATCGTTCTGAATGGCGTCTTTATCCTTAAATGGGACATGACCAATATCGGTAAACCTCCGTTGGAAATCTTTCAATTTATCCAAATCAGCGCCATCATCACCACTCAACGAGAATTGTTTCACTTCTTCCAGAAGTTCTTTTTTCATTCTCAGGTTATCGAGTTGTTCGCCATCAATCGATGAAAAATGTTTCGATTTGTTTTCGAAGAAGAAATCGCAGGCAGCACGGAAACGCTTCCAAATGACATCTGAAAATTTACGTGGAACAGGTCCAATTTCTTTCCAGGCTCTTTGAATGGCAATAAATTCATCAGCCGTTTTTTTCCATTCGGTGCTGTCTTTTAAGGCTTCAGCCTGCACGCACAAATCAGTCTTAAGTTGAAGATTCGTATTTTGTTCTTCCTTATTCTGATTGTAGAATTCACGTTTCCGGTCGAAGAATTTATCGGAAGCGATACGGAAACGTTCGTAAATTTTGTTGTTGTCTCTTTTCGGAGCGAATCCAATGGTTCTCCAGATTTTCTGAAGCTCAATCAATTCCTTCGACCGTTCGTCCCAGTCGCGGTGAACATCAATATCGGTATTGGCAATTTCTTCTACTTTTTCGCATAAAGCGATTTTGGCATCCAGATTTTTCTTCTGTTCCGATTTCCGGCCTTCAAAATAATCCTGATGTTTTTTATTGATAATGGATGTAGCTGCTTTGAAACGCTCCCACAGTTCATCTTTTTTATCGCGTGGTACCGGACCAACTTCGCGCCATTGCTCGTGGTATTTCTGTAATACGTTGAATGCTTTAATAATGGAAGGTTCAACCAAAAGTTCTTCTGATTTTTCGCAGATTTCCATTTTAGTTTCCAGATTCTTCTTTAAATCCAGGTCGCGCAGCTCTTTGTTGATCTTGATAAAGTCGTAAAAATTCTCAACATGGTGATGGTAGGTATCCCAAAGGTCTTTCAATTTAGCCTGAGGTACCGAACCAATTTCTCTCCACTGGTTTTGCAATTCGCGGAAATCGTGAAATGTCTTGTTGATTGATTCCTTGTTATTGATGAGCGCTTTAATCTCTTCAATAATCTCGTATTTTTTATGAAGGTTTTCTTCTTTTAATTCGTCAGATCTCTTGTTATGTTCGTTTCTTCTGTCCTGATATTGTTTCAACAGGTTCCGAAGATCTAATTCGTATGGATCGGGTTCTGCCTTGAATTCTTCCATGTTGCCACCAGCTTCAGCAAAAGCTGCTTTCTGTGCTTCAATGTTCGCTCTGTACAGGCGGAAGAAATAAATTTTGATGGCGTCAATATCTTCCCTGACACTCTCAAAATCTTCGTTTGCAAGCAGGGTACGCAAAGCGTTGATAAGTTCTACTTCCGATAAGTTCGCATAATCGGCCAATTTTGCTTTTTTGCTACTTTCTTCCTCATGTTCTTCTTCATCGATCAAAAGATCATCTTCCGAAACGTCGATCAGTTCTTCGATGGTTGGAATAACTTCGGCAACCGGTTCGGTTGTTTCTACTTTGGCTACTTCAGGAGCAACCTCTTCTTCAACTGTCTCAACAGCAGTTTCTGCCACAACTTCTTCAACAACTGCGTCAGTTTCGGTTATTTCAGGAACAGCTACTTCTTCCGCTTCCTGAACAGTTGGTTCAACTGGTTCGGCTACAATTTCTTCTGCAACTTCTTCAACAGCATTCTCAACTTCAACTTCAATTACTTCAACCTGCTCAACAGATTCTTCAGCAATGTTCTGATCATTAACAGTTTCTGGCTCAACTTGTGCACCACTTAACTCTACTTCAGAGTTTTTTAGATCTTTAGGTTCCATAACAAATAAAAATTACTTTGTAATTAACAGAGAATAAAGTATTCTTTCAGCTTACGAAAATAGATATTACAAGCTAATACTCAAAGATTTTAAGAAATAAAAGTGTAAAACTGCCGGATTAATAAAAAATAAGGTTGTTTTACCCTTAGGAAGCAAAAATATAAAGACAAATAACTGACCTAAATTGGAACTGAAAAAAAGTCATTGGGCATTCGAAAGTTTTTTTCTCACGACGAATGCCTTTTTCCTGATATATTTGCACAAAATAAATTTACGATGCGCATCGATATTCTTACAGTTGTTCCCGAATTGCTCGAAAGTCCGTTCCAGCATTCCATTATTAAAAGAGGTCGGGATAAGGGTTTGGTTGAAATTGTTGTACACAACATCCGCGATTTCTCGGAAGACAAGCACCGGAAAGTGGACGACTACGCATTTAGTGGCGGAGCTGGCATGGTCATGACCATTCAACCAATTGAAAGTGCCATTAACTTTCTGAAGGCACAGCGCGAATACGACGCAGTCATTTATACCAGCCCCGATGGCATTCAACTGAATCAAAAAGAATCGAATAAACTCTCGCTACTAAATAACATCATTATTATTTGCGGCCATTATAAAGGCATCGATCAGCGTATCCGCGAACATCTGGTAACCATGGAAATTTCTATTGGCGATTATGTGCTGACAGGTGGCGAATTGGCCGCTGCGGTGATTGTTGACAGTGTGGTTCGGTTAATTCCGGGCGTATTGTCCGACGAAACCTCTGCCCTCACCGACTCGTTTCAGGATAATTTGCTGAGTCCGCCTGTTTACACGCGGCCAGCCGACTACAATGGCTGGAAAGTACCCGAAATTCTTCTCTCCGGAAACGACAAACTGATTAATGAATGGCAGGAGAAACTGGCTTATGAACGCACCAAAAAGCTAAGACCCGATCTGCTAAAAAACGAATAAAAGCAGATCAACATTTAACAGGTGTTTAAAGATTCTATCCGAGATACAAGTATCCCTTTTAAAGAAATGATGGTTTAATCTGCCGCAATGACAGTTTCGTTTTAAGAAATAAAGCTTAAGAATCAAGCGATGAGATCTTTTTTCAAGAAATGAAGGTTCGTTATGACGCGATGACAGTTTCATGTTAAGAAATGATTGTTCATTGTCGAGAAATAAAATCTTTTTTTGAAAGATGAACCTTCCTTATTCAAAAATAAAGGTTCGAATTCTGAAAATGATATTTTGTTCTCAAGTGATGTGTCAATCTTTTAGCGAATATTTCAGGCTATCAGCAGTAAGCTTATCTTTCCTGCGCGATAAATTTTCAGAATACGGAACCAATTTCCCTTTCTTTTTCAGTTCGTTCTTCAGATCGCAACTGGCGCAGCCACCACATAAGCTTTTTTCTTTAGTAATCAGCGATTTGTACAGCGAATACACGGTTATTACACCAGCGGCGGCAACAATAATCAGGGCAATTATATTTTGAATCATGATCTTAATTTTTCAATACATTACTAAAAATTGACGATGCGCTCTTTGTGCCAAATACTTCGTGTCCTTTGTTTTTAAACTTACACAAACAAACTTCCGATCTGAAAAATAGCAAAAGCTGCAACCCACGCAATCGCGGTGGTATACACCGTAGTGAAAAGCGCCCATCGCCAGTTAGCTTCCTTCTTGATGGCTGCAACCACCGCCACGCACGGGAAATAGATCAGAACAAAAACCATCAGGCCAAAGGCCACCAGCGGCGAAAAGACTTTCTGACCGACTTTGGGGCCACGGGTAAAGGTCTGCTCCTGAAGTTTTCCTTTCAGTGATTGCGAATTTTCGTCGGCATTCATACTGGCATGATAAAGTACACCCATCGAACTCACGACAATTTCTTTAGCTGCCATTCCGGTAATGATGCTCATCCCGATTTTCCAATCGAACCCAAGCGGACGAATAGCCGGTTCGATGAAATGGCCAGTCATGCCGATGTACGATTTTTCCTGACGTTCTTCTTCTTTCGACAACTGAATTTGTTCTGACTTTTCAGTTTTTTCATCCGGCGTCAACGTATTGTCAGCTTCAGTTTGGGCCAGCATCGTATCGTAATCTTTCGAGAATTTCACATCGCGCGGATAATAACCCATGGCCCAAATCAGGATCGACGCCAACAAAATAACCGTTCCCATCTTGGTAAGGTATTGCGAACCTTTGTGCCACATGTGAATGGTTGTATTCCTCAACGTTGGCATTCGGTATGGCGGAAGTTCCATCACAAACGGAACGTCCTTCTTGGCGAATAACGTTTTCTTGAAAAACAAACCCATCAAAACGGCCAACACAATTCCGATACAATAAATCAGGAATAAAATAGCGCCCTGGTAACTCACAAAAAAGGCTGAAATCAGCAGCACATAAACCGGCAAACGTGCGCTGCACGACATAAACGGAATAATGAGCATGGTGAGTAACCGGTCGTTACGATTGTCGAGCGTGCGGGTGGCCATTACTGCCGGAACATTGCAGCCAAAACCCATGATGAGCGGGATAAACGATTTACCGTGAAGTCCCATTTTATGCATCAGCTTGTCCATGATGAAAGCAGCGCGTGCCATGTAGCCCGAGTCTTCCATCAGCGAAATGAAGAAGAACAGAATGAGGATGTTGGGGAGAAAAACGATGACTCCGCCTACCCCACCAATGATTCCGTCAATCAGTAAATCTTTCAATGCGCCGTCACTCATCAGCGAACCCAGTGAATCGCCCAGCCAGCCAATTGCGGCATCCATCCACGACATCGGATATGCCCCCAGTGTAAAAGTAGCCTGAAAAGTGAGCCAGATGAAAAAGATAAAGACCGGAAATCCCCAAAGCCGGTGCGTCAAAACCTTATCGATTTCGCGGCTTTGGTCGCGGCGCACCTGCGGCCCATTGCGGTAAGTTTCTTTCAATGCTCCGGCAATAAACCCGTATTTGGCATCGGCAATCAGTGTTTCCGACTGATCCTCAAATTTCTTCTCCAACCTTGCCGTTTCTTCGTTGGCGATTTGCTTCACAACCTCAAAAACCGGACTATCGGTCAGTAAATTCAAGGTATGTTGATCTTCTTCCAGTAACTTAATAGCCAGAAACCGTGTTGAATATTTCTTCCGCTTCTGGTCATCCTTTTTCAGTTCCTGCTGAATATTTTGGATCGATTTTTCAATTTCTTCACCATAGTTAATGTGGATGTGACGCACAATCGGATCGCGTTCTTCATACACTTCAATGATCCGGTCGAACAGTGCTTTCAGGCCTTTGCCTTTTGATGCAACTGTTGGGACAATTGGTATTCCCATCATTTCACCGAGGTGTGTATAATCCAGTTTCGCCGATTTTTGCTCCAGTTCATCGTACATATTCAGGGCAATCACCACCTTGATATTCATGTCGATCAATTGCGTCGTCAGAAACAAGTTGCGTTCCAGGTTTGAAGCATCCACCACATTTACCACCACATCGGGTCGCTTTTCAGCAATCTGGTTACGTACGAACAATTCTTCCGGAGAATATTCGGTAATGGAATAGGTTCCCGGAAGATCGGAGATCACAAACGTATAATCGTCCTGTTTAAACCTGGCTTCCTTGGCATCAATAGTCACTCCTGCATAGTTGCCAACCCGTTCCTTCGATCCAGAGGCGTAATTAAACAGCGTTGTCTTGCCACAATTTGGGTTTCCAACCAGGGCAACTGTAATTGTTTTTCCTTTTTTTACCCCGGATAATTTTTGGCGGTGCTCGTCGATGGTTCCCTCATAATGTGAGACCAGTTCTTTGGCCATCGATGGCGATACGACTTCAATCAGGTCGGCTTCGCTGCGGCGCAACGACACCTTGTAACCCATAATTTCGTATTCAACAGGGTCTTTCATTGGGGCATTCTTGATCACTTTAACCATTTGCCCTTTAACAAATCCCATTTCCGAAATGCGTTTCCGGAAAGCGCCCTGCCCCAGTACATGAACAATCACGCCCCTGCTTCCAGTCGGCAAATCGGCCAATCGGGTGCTTTTTATTTCTGTTTCTGTATCGCGAATAAACATGTTTTCAGTTTTTAAAATTCCAATCCCAACCGAACCAATCCAACCGTGGCATTTTTCAATTGAACGTCAGTTCCACCCGGATGCACCACGTATTGCATTTCTGGTTGCAAATAAATCTGATCTGAAATCTGAACTTTGTAGGTCAATTCGAAGGTAGTCTCGTCCTGCCCACGCTCTTTGGTCAACATGCCATCGGCAATTGCCAGGCCCAGAACATCAGTACTTTTCTTCGAAAGCAAACCGGAATACGTGCATCCAGCACCCAGATAACCGAAATTATCGTTACGCGGACTGATGCCCAATTGGTAGAAAACGCATAATCCATGCCGCCCGTTTGCATAAACCTGATGATCGCCCACCAGGTAAAACCCGTAATCGTGAGTCAATGTATTACCGGTTTCCGAGTTTATCACTTCGCTCTCCGGACAATGCTGGTGAAAAAAGAAACCTGCTTTCAGCACATTATTCATTTTTTGATTGGCCTCCCAGGTATATTGGCCTTCTGTTACCCAAAGCAATCCCTGAAGATGATCCAGACTCCATTTTGTGTTGTAAGGATTGTCATCAAAATCAATTGGACAACCTTTGTAAACAGCAGTTTTCATACTTACACGTTTAGACACATCGTAACAGAGCGTGATTCCCGGCGAGGTTAACGGGAAAATTGGCGCAAGAATATTGTCTGAAATTACGGAATGAACGCCAAACGAACTGTTCAGGAAAAGTGAACCCACTTCGCTGCTTGCAAATTCAGCATTCAAATCCTGAAGTCCAATTGTTGCTGTAACATTTCGAAAACATTGCTTGAACC is a window from the Aquipluma nitroreducens genome containing:
- a CDS encoding DUF349 domain-containing protein; amino-acid sequence: MEPKDLKNSEVELSGAQVEPETVNDQNIAEESVEQVEVIEVEVENAVEEVAEEIVAEPVEPTVQEAEEVAVPEITETDAVVEEVVAETAVETVEEEVAPEVAKVETTEPVAEVIPTIEELIDVSEDDLLIDEEEHEEESSKKAKLADYANLSEVELINALRTLLANEDFESVREDIDAIKIYFFRLYRANIEAQKAAFAEAGGNMEEFKAEPDPYELDLRNLLKQYQDRRNEHNKRSDELKEENLHKKYEIIEEIKALINNKESINKTFHDFRELQNQWREIGSVPQAKLKDLWDTYHHHVENFYDFIKINKELRDLDLKKNLETKMEICEKSEELLVEPSIIKAFNVLQKYHEQWREVGPVPRDKKDELWERFKAATSIINKKHQDYFEGRKSEQKKNLDAKIALCEKVEEIANTDIDVHRDWDERSKELIELQKIWRTIGFAPKRDNNKIYERFRIASDKFFDRKREFYNQNKEEQNTNLQLKTDLCVQAEALKDSTEWKKTADEFIAIQRAWKEIGPVPRKFSDVIWKRFRAACDFFFENKSKHFSSIDGEQLDNLRMKKELLEEVKQFSLSGDDGADLDKLKDFQRRFTDIGHVPFKDKDAIQNDFRDVINKHFDALRIDEKRRNLMKFKNKVVNNTTTGRGQNKMRFEREKYMVKLKQMETDLALLDNNIGFFANTKNASALIDDVNQKIASTKEKIEFLKEKIRIMDSMEDDE
- the trmD gene encoding tRNA (guanosine(37)-N1)-methyltransferase TrmD; protein product: MRIDILTVVPELLESPFQHSIIKRGRDKGLVEIVVHNIRDFSEDKHRKVDDYAFSGGAGMVMTIQPIESAINFLKAQREYDAVIYTSPDGIQLNQKESNKLSLLNNIIIICGHYKGIDQRIREHLVTMEISIGDYVLTGGELAAAVIVDSVVRLIPGVLSDETSALTDSFQDNLLSPPVYTRPADYNGWKVPEILLSGNDKLINEWQEKLAYERTKKLRPDLLKNE
- a CDS encoding FeoB-associated Cys-rich membrane protein, whose protein sequence is MIQNIIALIIVAAAGVITVYSLYKSLITKEKSLCGGCASCDLKNELKKKGKLVPYSENLSRRKDKLTADSLKYSLKD
- the feoB gene encoding ferrous iron transport protein B; the protein is MFIRDTETEIKSTRLADLPTGSRGVIVHVLGQGAFRKRISEMGFVKGQMVKVIKNAPMKDPVEYEIMGYKVSLRRSEADLIEVVSPSMAKELVSHYEGTIDEHRQKLSGVKKGKTITVALVGNPNCGKTTLFNYASGSKERVGNYAGVTIDAKEARFKQDDYTFVISDLPGTYSITEYSPEELFVRNQIAEKRPDVVVNVVDASNLERNLFLTTQLIDMNIKVVIALNMYDELEQKSAKLDYTHLGEMMGIPIVPTVASKGKGLKALFDRIIEVYEERDPIVRHIHINYGEEIEKSIQNIQQELKKDDQKRKKYSTRFLAIKLLEEDQHTLNLLTDSPVFEVVKQIANEETARLEKKFEDQSETLIADAKYGFIAGALKETYRNGPQVRRDQSREIDKVLTHRLWGFPVFIFFIWLTFQATFTLGAYPMSWMDAAIGWLGDSLGSLMSDGALKDLLIDGIIGGVGGVIVFLPNILILFFFISLMEDSGYMARAAFIMDKLMHKMGLHGKSFIPLIMGFGCNVPAVMATRTLDNRNDRLLTMLIIPFMSCSARLPVYVLLISAFFVSYQGAILFLIYCIGIVLAVLMGLFFKKTLFAKKDVPFVMELPPYRMPTLRNTTIHMWHKGSQYLTKMGTVILLASILIWAMGYYPRDVKFSKDYDTMLAQTEADNTLTPDEKTEKSEQIQLSKEEERQEKSYIGMTGHFIEPAIRPLGFDWKIGMSIITGMAAKEIVVSSMGVLYHASMNADENSQSLKGKLQEQTFTRGPKVGQKVFSPLVAFGLMVFVLIYFPCVAVVAAIKKEANWRWALFTTVYTTAIAWVAAFAIFQIGSLFV
- a CDS encoding carbohydrate porin, with the translated sequence MGLHFLKKGLIMLPFLITINGFSETADSLKSCAWQVNATYKGDFVSNFRGGIATGTTYLGLADLFLQFDAEKAGLWKGGKFLVHGTNSHGGEPSANLIGDFQVASNIEAGNHTFLYELWFKQCFRNVTATIGLQDLNAEFASSEVGSLFLNSSFGVHSVISDNILAPIFPLTSPGITLCYDVSKRVSMKTAVYKGCPIDFDDNPYNTKWSLDHLQGLLWVTEGQYTWEANQKMNNVLKAGFFFHQHCPESEVINSETGNTLTHDYGFYLVGDHQVYANGRHGLCVFYQLGISPRNDNFGYLGAGCTYSGLLSKKSTDVLGLAIADGMLTKERGQDETTFELTYKVQISDQIYLQPEMQYVVHPGGTDVQLKNATVGLVRLGLEF